The Candidatus Nanogingivalaceae bacterium DNA segment CAGATAACCTAGCGCCCAAATAATATTTACTTAGAAAAATTTTAAATTGTCGAACCGTTCATATGTTTAACTCGTGCAGAGATTTCCTTATGGCGACCTTTAACCATTGGTCGAGCCTGAGGATTTCCCAAATAACCACAAGTTCGTTTTACTACATCACAAGTTCTTGGATCGGCGTTTCCGCAATTTGGACATTTGAAACCTTTTTCAGTAGGCTCAAAATCACCTTCAAAACCACACTTGTAACATCTATCAATTGGTGTATTTGTTCCCAAATAACCAACCCGGTCATAAGCATAATCCCAAACAGCTTCAAGCGCTTTCGGATTTTGTTGCAAAACTGGATATTCACAATAATGAATAAATCCGCCTGTCGCACCAGCCTTAACGTAATCTTTTTCAAAATCAAGTTTTTCGAAAGGAGTTGGATTTTTTCGAACATCATAGTGGAAAGAGTTTGTATAATACTCTTTATCTGTAATATTCTCAATTACACCGAATTTCTCTTTATCCAAGCGACAAAAACGGTCAGTTAAGCTTTCGCTCGGAGTTGAATAAACACTGAAGTGATAGCCAAATTCATTCGACCAGTCTTCACAGAGTTCTTTCATCTTTCGAACGATAGAAATTGTAAATTCTTTAGCCTCTGGATTATTTTCCCATGAACCGCCATAGAAAACTGTACCAACTTCGTAAAGACCAATATATCCAAACGAAACTGTCGCACGACGATTTTTAAAAGCTTCATCAACCGAATCTTCTGGAGATAAACGTTTACCGAAGGCTCCGTACTGATACAAAATTGGTGCATTAGTAGGGAGAGCTTCTTTAGTACGATTAACTCGAAAAACTAGCGCGTCTTTAACAATTTTGGCGCGTTCATCAAAAATTCTCCAGAATTTTTCGAAATTACCACCAGATTCAATTGCAATTCGCGGCAAGTTTAAAGTAACCACACCTAAATTCATTCGGCCAGAGTTTACTTCTTCACCGTTTTCGTCTTTCCAACCTTGAAGGAAAGAACGACAACCCATTGGAACCTTAAATGAACCAGTTAATTCAATAATCTTGTCATAAGAAAGCACATCCGGATACATCCGTTTTGTTGCACATTCCAAGGCGAGCTGCTTGATATCATAGTTCGGATCTTCAGAATAAAGATTCACACCACGCTTAAGCGTAAATACCAGCTTTGGAAAAATCGCTGTTCGATGCGATGCACCCAAACCTTTAATACGAATCTTTAAAATAGCTTTTTGAATTTCGCGCTCAAGATCAGTTCGACCAAGTCCAAAACCGAAAGTCACAAACGGCGTTTGACCATTTGAGGTAAAAAGCGTATTAACTTCATATTCAAGCGATTGCATTGCGTCATAGATATCTTTACGCGTCTTTTCCCGAGCATATTGTTCTTGTTTGTCGCTGTCTTCAATCCATTTTTTGGCATCTTTAAGATGTTTTTCGTAATTCTTTTTTGCATAAGGCGCAAGGAGCTCGTCAATACGGTCGGCTGAGCAGCCACCATATTGGTTTGATGCAACGTTTGCAATAATTTGCGCCATTTGTGCTGCTGCTGTTTGAATTGATTTAGGGCTTTCGATATTCGCATTCCCCATCAAGAAACCTTCTTTCAGCATTCCTTTGAAATCAATCAAGCAACAGTTAGTCATTGGTTCATAAGGGCTATAATCCAAGTCATGGAAATGAATTTCACCCTTTTGATGCGCGTTTGAAACATGTTCTGGAAGCATTTGTAAACCAATTGCTTTACCTGTAACACCAGCCGTCAAATCACGTCTCGTCGCAAAAACTCCGCTGTCTTTATTTGCATTTTCATTAACAGTTGTAGCTTCTTTCGAGATTAATCGATTGATTGTTTTATCAATTGATTTAGCACTTTCACGTTCTTCTTTGCGTTCATCGCGCCAATTTTTGTAATGATGATACACTTCGTCTTCTTTTAAACCCCTAAGAGTTGCCTCAACTTCATCTTGAATTTCTTCAATAGCAAACTTATCTTGACCGTTATCGATTTTCTTTTTTAGATTTTTAATAACTAAATTACTAACCTCAAACGCTTTCGAAATTGAGTCTTCATTTTCGCCATATACCGAAATATAGGCTTTTTGAAGTGCGCGATAAATGCGTTCAGCATCAAATAAAACTTCACGACCATCGCGTTTCAAAACCTTCACATTCTTGAATAGGCTAGATTCTGCTTGCATTTTTTGCAATTCTTCTTTGTTAAATAGTTCAATTTGTACCATTTTATTTCACCACGTTTTTCTATTCTAAGTAAATATTTTAAAGTTCTTCTGTTCGACTTATATAATTATAGTGCTTTTGTTTTAAAAAATCAAGAAAAAACGCTATATTTAGCGTGTATTATTTACAACAAAAAAACCGCTTCTTTCGAAACGGTTTATTCTCCTTCTGTTGTGCGTTGCCATTTTCGACAGGCTATATTTGCTAATACTAAATACAATAAAGTAAAAAGTATTCCTCGCCATAGATTATATCTCACCAATTGGGAAATAGCTCCCGGATAGTCCATGAGCGCTTGGGTTGCAATAAATGCCGCCCCAAATAAAGCAAGATCCTTTCTAAACTTTGCAATACCAGTTGCCTTCACTAGAATCGCTAGGCTTATCACTACTTCCAATATTAATCTTATTATTAAAATTGGACCAGAATCATTTTCGATAGCTAAGAAAGAAAACAATTCCATCTCTTTTCCGGTAACCTGCCTAACAATTAGCAAAATTGCATTCAGCACAATGATAGAAGAAAGGAAAATCAGTAGTTTTCTATTTATCCTCTCTCTACCAACAGAATTGAACAGAATTA contains these protein-coding regions:
- the nrdD gene encoding anaerobic ribonucleoside-triphosphate reductase; the encoded protein is MVQIELFNKEELQKMQAESSLFKNVKVLKRDGREVLFDAERIYRALQKAYISVYGENEDSISKAFEVSNLVIKNLKKKIDNGQDKFAIEEIQDEVEATLRGLKEDEVYHHYKNWRDERKEERESAKSIDKTINRLISKEATTVNENANKDSGVFATRRDLTAGVTGKAIGLQMLPEHVSNAHQKGEIHFHDLDYSPYEPMTNCCLIDFKGMLKEGFLMGNANIESPKSIQTAAAQMAQIIANVASNQYGGCSADRIDELLAPYAKKNYEKHLKDAKKWIEDSDKQEQYAREKTRKDIYDAMQSLEYEVNTLFTSNGQTPFVTFGFGLGRTDLEREIQKAILKIRIKGLGASHRTAIFPKLVFTLKRGVNLYSEDPNYDIKQLALECATKRMYPDVLSYDKIIELTGSFKVPMGCRSFLQGWKDENGEEVNSGRMNLGVVTLNLPRIAIESGGNFEKFWRIFDERAKIVKDALVFRVNRTKEALPTNAPILYQYGAFGKRLSPEDSVDEAFKNRRATVSFGYIGLYEVGTVFYGGSWENNPEAKEFTISIVRKMKELCEDWSNEFGYHFSVYSTPSESLTDRFCRLDKEKFGVIENITDKEYYTNSFHYDVRKNPTPFEKLDFEKDYVKAGATGGFIHYCEYPVLQQNPKALEAVWDYAYDRVGYLGTNTPIDRCYKCGFEGDFEPTEKGFKCPNCGNADPRTCDVVKRTCGYLGNPQARPMVKGRHKEISARVKHMNGSTI